The Drosophila innubila isolate TH190305 chromosome 3R unlocalized genomic scaffold, UK_Dinn_1.0 2_E_3R, whole genome shotgun sequence genome has a segment encoding these proteins:
- the LOC117791382 gene encoding aminopeptidase N-like: protein MKLLLLLLAGVMLAGLTTADSSSSSSYSYYRLPTALRPEKYNLRVLTRLENPEDLRFEGSVKILIKVLENTKNITLHAKNLTIDESHITLKDTSSADKKNCISSTEVNSVHDFYVMHTCEQLLAGEIYELTMPFSADLNRQLEGYYRSSYLDPVANKTRWLSITQFEPASARLAFPCFDEPNFKAPFVVTLGYHKKYTGLSNMPVKEIKSNEQIADYIWCEFEESVPMSTYLIAYSVNDFTHKPSTLPNSTLFRTWARPNAIDQCDYAADFGPKVLQYYEDLFGIKFPMPKIDQIAIPDFSAGAMENWGLVTYREIALLYSSDHSSLADKQRVASIIAHELAHQWFGNLVTMKWWTDLWLNEGFATYVASLGVENINPEWHAMEQESLGNLLTIFRRDALESSHPISRPIEMVAEISESFDQISYQKGSTVLRMMHMFLGDESFRAGLQSYLQKFSYGNAEQDNLWESLTQAAHKYRSLPKSYDIKSIMDSWTLQTGYPIINVTRDYEGGSAKLTQERYLLNTQIGRSGRGGCWWVPLSYTTQGQQDFNNTAPKAWMECGKTGEVLPKTIKDLPGADQWVIFNTQLSTLYKVNYDERNWKLLIETLTNGEFERIHVINRAQLIDDALYLAWTGEQDYEIAMRLVEYLQREREYLPWKSAFENLKRMKNIIRQTPNYEFFKRYIQKLITPIYIHLNGLNDTFSSIEQQEQVLLKTMVGNWACQYQVEDCVRVALDYYRAWRAEPNPDTKNPVPINLRQTVYCTSIRHGSDSDWQFLWTRYKNSNVAAEKRTILTSLGCSREVWVLQRYLELTFDPKEGIRRQDSMWAFQAVAYNEIGFHLARDYFMNNVDFIYKFYHPITKDMSRLLPPISEQTFLLSDFEDFKSFVSNNRGSLKGLEQAIQQTLETMLTNVQWKERNYRQVARSIEDLL, encoded by the exons ATGAAGCTGCTACTCTTGCTCTTGGCCGGCGTCATGCTGGCAGGTCTGACTACGGCCgattccagttccagttccagctaTAGCTATTATCGTCTGCCGACCGCGCTGCGTCCAGAGAAATACAACTTGCGTGTCCTGACACGTTTGGAGAATCCCGAGGATTTGCGTTTTGAGGGCAGCGTTAAGATTCTTATTAAAGTTCTGGAGAACACCAAGAACATAACGCTGCATGCCAAGAATCTCACCATTGACGAATCTCACATCACTTTGAAGGACACTTCAAGTGCTGATAAAAAGAATTGCATCTCCTCCACTGAGGTGAATTCTGTCCATGATTTCTATGTGATGCACACATGTGAACAGCTCTTGGCTGGGGAGATCTATGAGTTGACAATGCCATTCAGCGCCGATCTCAATCGTCAACTGGAGGGATACTACAGAAGTTCTTACCTCGATCCCGTTGCCAATAAGACAAG ATGGCTTTCTATTACACAATTCGAGCCGGCATCGGCCCGTTTGGCCTTCCCCTGCTTTGATGAGCCGAATTTCAAGGCGCCATTTGTGGTTACACTGGGCTACCACAAGAAATACACCGGTCTGAGCAACATGCCCGTTAAGGAAATCAAGTCCAA TGAACAAATTGCGGACTACATTTGGTGTGAGTTTGAGGAGTCTGTGCCAATGTCCACCTATTTGATTGCCTATTCGGTAAATGACTTTACCCACAAACCTTCCACGCTGCCAAACAGCACACTCTTCCGTACTTGGGCACGACCCAATGCCATCGATCAGTGCGATTATGCAGCTGACTTTGGGCCAAAAGTGTTGCAGTATTATGAGGATTTGTTTGGCATTAAATTTCCGATGCCGAAGATCGATCAGATTGCCATACCGGACTTTAGTGCCGGGGCAATGGAGAACTGGGGATTGGTCACATATCGTGAGATAGCTTTGCTCTATTCATCGGATCATTCATCGCTGGCGGATAAGCAGCGTGTCGCCTCGATCATTGCCCATGAGTTGGCGCATCAATGGTTTGGCAATCTGGTGACCATGAAGTGGTGGACAGATTTGTGGCTAAACGAGGGATTTGCCACGTATGTGGCCAGTCTGGGTGTGGAGAACATTAATCCCGAGTGGCATGCCATGGAGCAGGAGTCGCTGGGCAATCTGTTGACCATCTTCCGAAGGGACGCACTGGAGAGCAGTCATCCCATCTCACGACCCATTGAAATGGTTGCCGAGATATCCGAGAGCTTCGATCAGATATCATATCAAAAGGGCTCCACCGTACTGCGTATGATGCACATGTTCCTGGGCGATGAATCCTTCCGTGCGGGTCTGCAAAGCTATCTGCAGAAGTTCTCCTACGGCAATGCCGAGCAGGACAATCTCTGGGAGTCGCTGACCCAGGCCGCTCACAAATATCGCTCTCTGCCCAAGAGCTATGACATCAAGAGCATCATGGACTCCTGGACCCTGCAAACTGG ATACCCAATCATCAACGTGACCCGTGACTATGAAGGGGGCAGTGCCAAGCTTACCCAGGAGCGCTATTTGCTCAACACACAGATTGGTCGCTCCGGACGTGGCGGCTGCTGGTGGGTACCCCTCAGCTACACCACCCAGGGGCAGCAGGATTTCAATAACACTGCGCCCAAGGCATGGATGGAGTGCGGCAAAACTGGCGAGGTGTTGCCCAAGACCATTAAGGATCTGCCGGGTGCGGATCAATGGGTGATCTTCAATACGCAACTGTCGACGCTCTATAAGGTGAACTACGATGAGCGCAACTGGAAGCTGCTGATTGAGACGCTGACCAACGGTGAATTTGAGCGCATCCATGTGATCAACCGTGCCCAGCTGATCGACGATGCCCTCTATTTGGCCTGGACGGGTGAGCAGGACTACGAGATCGCCATGCGTCTGGTTGAGTACTTGCAGCGGGAGCGCGAGTACTTGCCCTGGAAATCGGCATTTGAGAACCTCAAGCGCATGAAGAACATTATCCGACAGACGCCCAACTATGAGTTCTTCAAG CGTTACATCCAAAAACTGATCACGCCCATTTACATCCATCTGAATGGACTGAACGATACCTTCAGCTCCAttgagcagcaggagcaagtGCTGCTGAAGACCATGGTCGGCAACTGGGCTTGCCAATATCAGGTGGAAGATTGCGTGCGAGTTGCACTGGATTATTATCGTGCCTGGCGGGCGGAGCCCAATCCCGACACGAAGAATCCCGTGCCCATCAATCTGAGGCAAACCGTGTACTGCACATCCATTCGCCATGGCAGCGACTCGGACTGGCAGTTCCTGTGGACGCGGTACAAGAACTCGAATGTGGCCGCCGAGAAGCGCACCATTCTGACCTCGTTGGGTTGCTCGCGTGAGGTGTGGGTGCTGCAGCGTTATTTGGAACTGACCTTTGATCCAAAGGAGGGCATTCGCCGGCAGGACTCAATGTGGGCCTTCCAGGCTGTGGCATACAATGAGATTGGCTTCCATTTGGCCAGAGATTACTTCATGAATAATGTGGACTTTATCTACAAATT CTACCATCCGATCACCAAGGACATGTCACGCCTGTTGCCACCAATCTCCGAGCAGACGTTCCTGCTAAGTGACTTTGAGGACTTTAAGAGCTTTGTTAGCAACAACCGAGGCTCATTGAAGGGCCTGGAACAGGCCATACAACAAACCCTGGAAACCATGCTCACAAATGTACAATGGAAGGAACGCAATTATCGTCAGGTGGCACGCTCCATTGAAGACTTGCTTTAA